DNA from Armatimonadia bacterium:
CTGGCCCTGTCGGCACTAGGCCTCGCTCTCATCTCGCAGGGCTGTGGTGCTGCCTCCACGCCCACCTGGGACCAACTCCAGGCCTTCTACGCCTATGACGCCACGCAGCCCCTGGAGGCCAAGGCGGAAGAGCCCCAGGACCGCGGGATCATGACCGCCCAGACGGTCCATTTCAGCAGCATCAACGGCCAGAGAGTCCCGGCGCTGCTGTGCCGACCGAAGACCCCGGCCAAGCCCAAGGTCATTCTCGCTCTCCACGGCCTCGGCGGCGACCGCAACCAGGGCACCATGATCCTGGCGCCGCTCGTGTGCCCGCTGGGGATCGCCGTGATGAGCATCGACGCGCCCTTCCACGGTGAGCGAAAGGTCGAGGGCAAGCAGGTGTTCTCCTCCGATCCGGTCGCTACGGGAGCAGCCTTCCGCCAGGCCATCGTGGACAACCGACGTGCCATCGACTACCTGAAGACACGCGACGACCTCGACACGGATCACCTGGTGCTGGTGGGGATGAGTCTGGGCTCTATCATGGGCACGATCGTCACAGCCGTGGACCAGCGCATCGCCGCACCGTGGCTCATCGTCGGAGGCGGGAACCTGCCCGAAATGTTCAA
Protein-coding regions in this window:
- a CDS encoding alpha/beta hydrolase, which translates into the protein MNQHRTRRAWLLALSALGLALISQGCGAASTPTWDQLQAFYAYDATQPLEAKAEEPQDRGIMTAQTVHFSSINGQRVPALLCRPKTPAKPKVILALHGLGGDRNQGTMILAPLVCPLGIAVMSIDAPFHGERKVEGKQVFSSDPVATGAAFRQAIVDNRRAIDYLKTRDDLDTDHLVLVGMSLGSIMGTIVTAVDQRIAAPWLIVGGGNLPEMFNRSQIGLVKKLRSEMGDLERFADQFPYIDPVSFSGHISPRPLLMLNGRTDKIIPSVCSEALFAAARDPKTIVWYDGGSGEGHIPPLKVFYEQLRAFLEAQGLAGS